The following coding sequences lie in one Saccharopolyspora hordei genomic window:
- a CDS encoding sodium:solute symporter: MRSLDLAVIGLYLVAMPVLGLLLSGRQKSSEDYFVGSRQLPWWAVCFSVVATETSTLTVISVPTVAYLGSFTYLQLAIGYLIGRIVVAFVLLPKYFAGNLVSAYEFLGQRFGAGLQGTASVTFLITRLLADGLRLFATAIPVKVVLAAFGVDLAYWQIVLVLAVLTVVYTYLGGIKAVVWVDAIQMGVYVGGAIVAAVVLAGQLPADWFSTALDAGKFELLDFTSSIVTDQYAFVTAVVGGAVFAMASHGADQLMVQRLLACRNVRDSQKALIASGVVVALQFALFLLIGSMLWAFFQGASPSEMGMASNDELFPTFIVDHLPPGLSGLLIAGILAAAMSTLASSLNSLSTSTVSDLAQRFAKPKLDDAAVLRMGKLWTLVWAVVFVVFASLFSSTDNPVVEVGLSIASYTYGALLGAFLLGLLVKRARQTDAKIAFWATIAVVLVFVFGVQFPDGEGGEAALAFPWYTPLGVLVTLVVGGLLSLRHSRPTVESPAEHADTP, from the coding sequence ATGCGATCGCTCGACCTGGCCGTGATCGGCCTGTACCTGGTCGCCATGCCAGTGCTCGGGCTGCTGCTGAGCGGCCGGCAGAAGAGCTCCGAGGACTACTTCGTCGGCAGCAGGCAGCTGCCCTGGTGGGCGGTGTGCTTCTCGGTGGTCGCCACCGAGACCTCGACGCTGACGGTGATCAGCGTGCCGACGGTGGCCTACCTCGGCAGCTTCACCTACCTGCAGCTGGCGATCGGCTACCTGATCGGCCGGATCGTGGTGGCCTTCGTGCTGCTGCCGAAGTACTTCGCCGGGAACCTGGTCAGCGCCTACGAGTTCCTCGGCCAGCGGTTCGGCGCCGGGCTGCAGGGCACCGCCTCGGTGACGTTCCTGATCACCCGGCTGCTGGCCGACGGCCTGCGGCTGTTCGCCACCGCGATCCCGGTGAAGGTGGTGCTGGCGGCGTTCGGCGTGGACCTGGCGTACTGGCAGATCGTGCTGGTCCTAGCGGTGCTGACGGTGGTCTACACCTACCTCGGCGGGATCAAGGCCGTGGTGTGGGTCGACGCGATCCAGATGGGCGTCTACGTCGGCGGCGCGATCGTGGCCGCCGTGGTGCTGGCCGGGCAGCTGCCTGCGGACTGGTTCAGCACCGCGCTGGACGCGGGCAAGTTCGAGCTGCTCGACTTCACCTCGTCGATCGTCACCGACCAGTACGCCTTCGTGACCGCGGTCGTCGGCGGCGCGGTGTTCGCGATGGCCTCGCACGGCGCCGACCAGCTCATGGTGCAGCGCCTGCTGGCCTGCCGGAACGTCCGCGACAGCCAGAAGGCGCTGATCGCCAGCGGTGTCGTGGTGGCCCTGCAGTTCGCGCTGTTCCTGCTGATCGGCTCCATGCTGTGGGCGTTCTTCCAGGGCGCCTCGCCGAGCGAGATGGGCATGGCCAGCAACGACGAGCTGTTCCCGACGTTCATCGTCGACCACCTGCCGCCCGGGCTGTCCGGGCTGCTCATCGCGGGCATCCTGGCCGCCGCGATGAGCACCCTGGCCTCGTCGCTGAACTCGCTGTCCACCTCGACCGTCAGCGACCTGGCCCAGCGCTTCGCCAAGCCCAAGCTCGACGACGCGGCCGTGCTGCGGATGGGCAAGCTCTGGACGCTGGTGTGGGCCGTGGTGTTCGTGGTGTTCGCGTCGCTGTTCAGCAGCACCGACAACCCGGTGGTGGAGGTCGGGCTGAGCATCGCCAGCTACACCTACGGCGCGCTGCTCGGCGCGTTCCTGCTGGGGCTGCTGGTCAAGCGGGCCCGGCAGACCGACGCGAAGATCGCGTTCTGGGCGACGATCGCGGTGGTGCTGGTGTTCGTCTTCGGGGTGCAGTTCCCGGACGGCGAGGGCGGCGAGGCGGCCCTGGCGTTCCCCTGGTACACCCCGCTGGGCGTGCTCGTGACGCTGGTGGTGGGCGGCCTGCTGTCGCTGCGGCACAGCCGCCCCACCGTCGAGTCGCCGGCCGAGCACGCCGACACGCCGTGA
- a CDS encoding anhydro-N-acetylmuramic acid kinase has protein sequence MNWWRVLGLLSGTSMDGVDVAAADLRLDGDVLELRPLGSTTLAYPPDLHRALLAALPPGECSAAELCRLDTLVGQHFAAAAQRGVELADGRADLVASLGQTLYHWVEDDRARGTLQIGQPAWIAEATGLPVVSDLRARDVAAGGHGAPLAGVLDALWLADEPGPGVALNIGGIANITVVGGDRPLAYDTGPGNALIDLAAARVTGHPQDTDGALAARGTVRTDLLEVLLDDAYYRLPPPKSTGKERFNAAYLDRALERVGGDVADADLLATLTELTARTVADACRAEGAVRVIASGGGVRNPVLLATLRRQLDVPVLVSDELGLPADSKEALLTALLGFLTWHGASGNTPGTTGAAGPRLLGSITPGAGPLRMPAPVVDQPTRLRVQPGDTA, from the coding sequence GTGAACTGGTGGCGGGTGCTCGGGCTCCTCTCCGGCACGTCGATGGACGGCGTCGACGTGGCCGCGGCCGACCTGCGCCTGGACGGTGACGTCCTCGAGCTCCGGCCGCTCGGCAGCACCACCCTCGCCTACCCGCCCGACCTGCACCGCGCCCTGCTGGCGGCGCTGCCGCCCGGCGAGTGCAGCGCCGCGGAGCTGTGCCGCCTGGACACGCTCGTCGGCCAGCACTTCGCCGCCGCGGCGCAACGCGGGGTGGAGCTGGCGGACGGCCGCGCGGACCTCGTCGCCTCGCTGGGCCAGACGCTCTACCACTGGGTCGAGGACGACCGGGCCCGCGGCACCCTGCAGATCGGGCAACCCGCGTGGATCGCCGAGGCCACCGGGCTGCCCGTGGTCTCAGACCTGCGCGCCCGCGACGTCGCCGCGGGCGGGCACGGCGCACCGCTGGCGGGCGTGCTGGACGCGCTGTGGCTGGCCGACGAGCCGGGGCCCGGCGTCGCGCTGAACATCGGCGGCATCGCCAACATCACCGTGGTCGGCGGCGACCGCCCGCTGGCCTACGACACCGGCCCGGGCAACGCGCTCATCGACCTCGCCGCCGCCCGCGTCACCGGGCACCCGCAGGACACCGACGGCGCGCTCGCCGCGCGCGGCACCGTGCGCACCGACCTGCTGGAGGTCCTGCTCGACGACGCCTACTACCGCCTGCCCCCGCCGAAGTCGACCGGCAAGGAGCGGTTCAACGCCGCCTACCTGGACCGGGCGCTGGAGCGGGTGGGCGGCGACGTCGCCGACGCCGACCTGCTCGCCACCCTGACCGAGCTGACCGCGCGCACCGTCGCCGACGCCTGCCGCGCGGAGGGGGCCGTCCGCGTCATCGCCTCCGGCGGGGGGGTGCGGAATCCGGTGCTGCTCGCTACGCTGCGCCGCCAACTGGACGTTCCGGTGCTCGTCAGCGACGAGCTGGGGTTGCCGGCCGACAGCAAGGAAGCACTGCTCACCGCGCTGCTCGGCTTCCTCACCTGGCACGGGGCTTCCGGCAACACGCCGGGCACCACGGGGGCCGCCGGTCCCCGGTTGTTGGGCAGCATCACACCTGGAGCCGGGCCGCTGCGGATGCCGGCCCCGGTCGTCGACCAGCCGACCCGGCTGCGCGTGCAGCCCGGTGACACCGCGTAG
- the ftsY gene encoding signal recognition particle-docking protein FtsY — protein sequence MTTSTLIVIIVAVVLVLAVAVTAGLVLNRRRRISLSEREDTAGPTEAVKGGGYRAGGGISLSSGGSTTVAPPEHPAGERTEVEGQPGVGDDAAVPRDSERRGIVDVPLPDGTTTTADSPADGSTATAETPTTTDGPTTTTDTGPTTVDEPPAQTEAPAAPAEPEVPAQERVEPVPEPTPAEPGAVEEVEEIEPTAGRLERLRGRLSRSRSTFGQGLLGLLGAGDLDEDSWEEIEDTLLMADLGAATTTEITDRLRTEIASRGVRTPEQARALLREVLVDALGPDMERAVRALPHGDPANGGKPAVVLVVGVNGTGKTTTTGKLARVLVADGRTVLLGAADTFRAAAVEQLATWGNRVGAEVVRGKEGADPASVAFEAVSRGTDTAVDAVLVDTAGRLHTKTGLMDELGKVKRVVDKKAQVDEVLLVLDATTGQNGLTQARVFSEVVDVTGIVLTKLDGTAKGGIVFQVQRELGVPVKLVGLGEGPDDLAPFEPEAFVDALLD from the coding sequence GTGACGACCTCTACCCTGATTGTGATCATCGTCGCCGTGGTGCTGGTGCTGGCGGTCGCCGTGACCGCCGGCCTGGTCCTGAACCGCCGGCGCCGGATCAGCCTGAGCGAGCGGGAGGACACCGCCGGGCCGACCGAGGCCGTCAAGGGCGGTGGCTACCGTGCGGGCGGCGGCATCAGCCTCTCCAGCGGTGGCTCCACCACGGTCGCCCCGCCGGAACACCCCGCGGGCGAGCGCACCGAGGTGGAGGGCCAGCCGGGTGTCGGTGACGACGCGGCGGTGCCGCGGGACTCCGAGCGCCGCGGCATCGTCGACGTCCCGCTCCCGGACGGGACCACCACGACGGCGGACAGCCCGGCGGACGGGTCGACCGCGACGGCGGAGACCCCGACCACGACGGACGGTCCGACGACCACGACGGACACCGGTCCGACCACGGTGGACGAGCCCCCGGCGCAGACCGAGGCCCCCGCGGCCCCGGCCGAGCCCGAGGTGCCGGCGCAGGAGCGCGTCGAGCCGGTGCCCGAGCCGACCCCGGCGGAGCCGGGAGCGGTCGAGGAGGTCGAGGAGATCGAGCCGACGGCGGGCCGCTTGGAGCGGCTGCGCGGTCGCCTGTCCCGGTCGCGCTCGACCTTCGGCCAGGGCCTGCTCGGCCTGCTGGGCGCGGGGGACCTCGACGAGGACTCCTGGGAGGAGATCGAGGACACCCTGCTCATGGCCGACCTGGGCGCGGCCACCACGACCGAGATCACCGACCGCCTCCGCACCGAGATCGCCTCGCGCGGCGTCCGCACCCCGGAGCAGGCGCGCGCGCTGCTCCGCGAGGTGCTGGTGGACGCGCTCGGCCCGGACATGGAGCGCGCGGTGCGGGCGCTGCCGCACGGCGACCCGGCCAACGGCGGCAAGCCCGCCGTGGTGCTCGTCGTCGGCGTCAACGGCACCGGCAAGACCACGACCACCGGCAAGCTGGCCCGGGTCCTGGTCGCCGACGGCCGGACCGTCCTGCTCGGCGCGGCCGACACGTTCCGCGCGGCCGCGGTCGAGCAGCTGGCCACCTGGGGCAACCGGGTGGGTGCCGAGGTCGTCCGCGGCAAGGAGGGCGCGGACCCGGCGAGCGTGGCGTTCGAGGCGGTCAGCCGCGGCACGGACACGGCGGTGGACGCGGTGCTGGTGGACACCGCCGGCCGCCTGCACACCAAGACCGGCTTGATGGACGAACTGGGCAAGGTCAAGCGGGTCGTGGACAAGAAGGCCCAGGTGGACGAGGTCCTGCTGGTCCTCGACGCCACGACCGGCCAGAACGGGCTCACCCAGGCGCGCGTCTTCTCCGAGGTGGTGGACGTGACGGGCATCGTGCTGACCAAGCTCGACGGCACCGCCAAGGGCGGCATCGTCTTCCAGGTCCAGCGCGAGCTCGGTGTCCCGGTGAAGCTGGTCGGCCTCGGCGAGGGCCCGGACGACCTCGCGCCGTTCGAGCCGGAGGCGTTCGTGGACGCCCTGCTCGACTGA
- a CDS encoding FadR/GntR family transcriptional regulator, whose protein sequence is MRVVRRRSSVDEVIAALNEQLANGTWAPGERIPTEQELVAELGVSRAVVREAVRALVQLGCLEARQGAGTFVVSAADPSPMLRQLRRAELRDVFEVQLAHDVQAARLAAQRRDDADVERLRALLDRRDRAASPEEFGAADVAFHSAVVDAARNPLLTEMYRYFSERLRESLVALRADSALQEGGPQAHHALFEAIAARDAEAAAAAAHAVIEPCLTSLRDVAGEGGTAS, encoded by the coding sequence ATGCGGGTGGTCAGACGGCGGTCTTCCGTCGACGAGGTCATCGCGGCGCTCAACGAGCAGCTGGCGAACGGGACGTGGGCGCCGGGGGAGCGGATCCCCACCGAGCAGGAGCTGGTCGCCGAGCTCGGGGTGAGCCGGGCCGTCGTCCGGGAGGCCGTGCGCGCCCTGGTGCAGCTCGGCTGCCTGGAGGCGCGGCAGGGCGCCGGCACCTTCGTGGTCTCCGCCGCCGACCCTTCGCCGATGCTGCGGCAGCTGCGGCGGGCCGAGCTGCGGGACGTCTTCGAGGTGCAGCTCGCCCACGACGTGCAGGCCGCGCGGCTGGCGGCGCAGCGGCGCGACGACGCCGACGTCGAGCGGCTGCGCGCGCTGCTGGACCGGCGCGACCGCGCCGCGTCGCCGGAGGAGTTCGGTGCCGCCGACGTCGCGTTCCACTCCGCGGTGGTCGACGCGGCGCGCAACCCGCTGCTCACCGAGATGTACCGCTACTTCAGTGAACGCTTGCGGGAGAGCCTGGTGGCGCTGCGCGCCGACAGCGCCCTGCAGGAGGGCGGTCCGCAGGCCCACCACGCGCTGTTCGAGGCGATCGCCGCCCGGGACGCCGAGGCCGCGGCGGCAGCCGCCCACGCCGTCATCGAACCGTGCCTGACGTCGCTGCGCGACGTCGCCGGCGAAGGGGGGACCGCGTCGTGA
- a CDS encoding MFS transporter yields MSTGAQRSRTAVATLVLIVLVALALRPPFTAVAPLLERIQQDLGVSTTFGGVLTTLPVVCLGAFAFVAPVLRQRFGDEEVVVGCLVVLLVGNLLRAVGTTWALLTGTVVVGAGIAVANVALPGLIKRDFPDRIPAVTAAYTMCLTLGGAFAASVVVPISAAVGSPWRAPLGLLAVPVLLALVISAFVLRRGSSTPPPPARPGVLWGNALAWQVTAFMGLQSAMAYVVFGWLPTMLQGRGMSAELAGLALGVQAAVQAAGSLAVPVLCRRFRDQRPVSTVLGVCIALGFAGVLAGPVAGVWPAVVLLGVAQGAAFGLALTVIGLRSPDSDTAAALSGMAQGCGYLIAAAGPLLIGLLHDLAGGWTAPLVLLMACCAAWLVAGWLACRQRLVPSVHRDAQRVRDTR; encoded by the coding sequence GTGAGCACCGGAGCCCAACGGTCGCGCACCGCGGTGGCCACCCTCGTGCTGATCGTGCTCGTGGCGCTGGCGCTGCGGCCGCCGTTCACCGCGGTGGCCCCGCTGCTGGAGCGGATCCAGCAGGACCTCGGGGTGTCCACCACCTTCGGCGGGGTGCTGACCACGTTGCCGGTGGTGTGCCTGGGGGCGTTCGCCTTCGTCGCGCCGGTGCTGCGGCAGCGGTTCGGCGACGAGGAGGTGGTCGTCGGCTGCCTGGTCGTGCTGCTGGTCGGCAACCTGCTGCGGGCCGTGGGGACCACGTGGGCGCTGCTGACCGGCACGGTCGTGGTCGGCGCCGGGATCGCCGTGGCGAACGTCGCGCTGCCGGGCCTGATCAAGCGCGACTTCCCGGACCGCATCCCGGCGGTCACCGCGGCCTACACCATGTGCCTGACGCTGGGCGGCGCGTTCGCGGCCAGCGTCGTGGTGCCGATCAGCGCCGCGGTGGGCTCGCCGTGGCGGGCCCCGCTCGGGCTGCTCGCGGTCCCGGTGCTGCTGGCCCTGGTGATCAGCGCCTTCGTGCTGCGCCGCGGCTCCAGCACGCCGCCCCCGCCGGCGCGGCCCGGGGTGCTGTGGGGCAACGCGCTGGCCTGGCAGGTGACCGCGTTCATGGGCCTGCAGTCGGCGATGGCCTACGTCGTGTTCGGCTGGCTGCCGACCATGCTGCAGGGCCGGGGGATGAGCGCCGAGCTGGCCGGGCTGGCGCTGGGCGTCCAGGCGGCGGTGCAGGCCGCCGGGTCGCTCGCGGTCCCGGTGCTGTGCCGCCGGTTCCGCGACCAGCGGCCGGTCTCCACCGTGCTCGGGGTGTGCATCGCGCTCGGGTTCGCCGGGGTCCTGGCCGGTCCGGTGGCCGGGGTGTGGCCCGCGGTGGTGCTGCTCGGCGTCGCGCAGGGTGCGGCCTTCGGCCTGGCGCTGACGGTGATCGGGCTGCGGTCGCCGGACAGCGACACCGCCGCCGCGCTGTCCGGGATGGCGCAGGGCTGCGGCTACCTCATCGCCGCGGCCGGTCCGCTGCTCATCGGGCTGCTGCACGACCTGGCGGGCGGCTGGACCGCTCCGCTGGTGCTGCTCATGGCCTGCTGCGCCGCCTGGCTGGTCGCCGGGTGGCTGGCCTGCCGCCAGCGCCTCGTGCCCTCGGTGCACCGCGACGCACAACGCGTCCGTGACACGCGGTGA
- a CDS encoding ammonium transporter, with amino-acid sequence MNSGDTAWVLVSAALVLLMTPGLAFFYGGMVRSRGVLNMLMMSLGSIGVVGVLWVLVGYSTAFGSDVGGVGLLGDPTEFFGLSSLLGEDQLSDSIPTMAFVGFQAMFAILTVALVSGAIADRARFGPWLLFAALWAVVVYFPVAHWVFAFDSTDDAGTVTAVGGWIANRIAAIDFAGGTAVHINAGAAALALALVLGKRTGWPKDPGKPHNLPFVVLGAGLLWFGWFGFNAGSALAADTTAAVVLVNTLVATSAAMLGWLLVERIRDGHATTLGAASGIVAGLVAITPACSSVTPLGAIAVGAITGAVCALSVSLKFRFGYDDSLDVVGVHLVGGLMGTLLVGLFASASAPAGVDGLFYGGGLDQLWRQAVGAVAVLVYSFVLSLVLALLVKAVVGFRLGEEDEAVGIDETEHAEAAYHFSDSGSARRAPVAADDVERELEGSRA; translated from the coding sequence GTGAACTCAGGCGACACCGCGTGGGTGCTCGTGAGCGCGGCTCTGGTCCTGCTCATGACCCCAGGTTTGGCGTTCTTCTACGGTGGCATGGTGCGCTCCCGCGGCGTGCTCAACATGCTGATGATGAGCCTCGGCAGCATCGGTGTGGTGGGCGTGCTGTGGGTGCTCGTCGGCTACTCCACGGCGTTCGGTTCTGACGTCGGCGGCGTCGGCCTGCTCGGTGACCCCACCGAGTTCTTCGGGCTGAGCTCGCTGCTGGGCGAGGACCAGCTCTCCGACTCGATCCCCACCATGGCGTTCGTCGGCTTCCAGGCGATGTTCGCGATCCTCACGGTCGCCCTGGTCTCGGGCGCGATCGCCGACCGGGCCCGCTTCGGCCCGTGGCTGCTGTTCGCCGCGCTGTGGGCGGTGGTGGTGTACTTCCCGGTCGCGCACTGGGTGTTCGCGTTCGACTCCACCGACGACGCGGGCACCGTGACGGCGGTCGGCGGCTGGATCGCCAACCGGATCGCCGCGATCGACTTCGCCGGTGGCACCGCGGTGCACATCAACGCCGGTGCCGCCGCGCTGGCGCTGGCGCTGGTGCTGGGCAAGCGCACCGGCTGGCCGAAGGACCCGGGCAAGCCGCACAACCTGCCGTTCGTGGTGCTCGGCGCGGGTCTGCTGTGGTTCGGCTGGTTCGGGTTCAACGCCGGTTCGGCGCTGGCCGCCGACACCACGGCCGCGGTGGTGCTGGTCAACACCCTGGTCGCCACCTCCGCGGCGATGCTCGGCTGGCTGCTGGTGGAGCGCATCCGCGACGGCCACGCCACCACCCTCGGTGCCGCGTCGGGCATCGTCGCCGGGCTGGTCGCGATCACCCCGGCCTGCTCCTCGGTGACCCCGCTGGGCGCGATCGCGGTCGGCGCCATCACCGGCGCGGTCTGCGCGCTGTCGGTGAGCCTCAAGTTCCGGTTCGGCTACGACGACTCGCTCGACGTCGTCGGTGTGCACCTGGTCGGTGGCCTGATGGGCACCCTGCTGGTCGGCCTGTTCGCGTCCGCGTCCGCCCCGGCCGGGGTCGACGGCCTGTTCTACGGCGGCGGGCTGGACCAGCTGTGGCGGCAGGCTGTCGGCGCGGTCGCGGTGCTGGTGTACTCCTTCGTGCTGAGCCTGGTGCTGGCGCTGCTGGTCAAGGCGGTCGTCGGGTTCCGGCTCGGTGAGGAGGACGAAGCCGTGGGCATCGACGAGACCGAGCACGCCGAGGCCGCCTACCACTTCAGCGACAGCGGCTCCGCGCGCCGCGCCCCGGTCGCGGCCGACGACGTGGAACGCGAACTGGAGGGCAGCCGCGCATGA
- a CDS encoding P-II family nitrogen regulator, translated as MKLVTAIVQPSKLDDLKDELGRLGVLGMTVSQAQGYGRQKGRTEVYRGAEYPVDFVAKLRVEVLVDESAVDEVVDGVVRAVRTGQVGDGKVWVTAVDTVVRVRTGETGPEAI; from the coding sequence ATGAAGCTGGTGACCGCGATCGTGCAACCGTCCAAGCTGGACGACCTCAAGGACGAGCTGGGCCGGCTCGGGGTGCTGGGCATGACGGTCAGCCAGGCGCAGGGCTACGGCAGGCAGAAGGGCCGCACCGAGGTCTACCGGGGCGCCGAGTACCCGGTGGACTTCGTGGCGAAGCTGCGCGTCGAAGTGCTGGTCGACGAGAGCGCCGTGGACGAGGTGGTGGACGGCGTCGTGCGTGCCGTCCGCACCGGCCAGGTCGGCGACGGCAAGGTGTGGGTCACGGCGGTGGACACGGTGGTCCGGGTCCGCACCGGTGAGACCGGCCCCGAAGCGATCTAG